The window AGAAATTTCAGCATCAATGGAATAAGTCACTAAATTAAAAAGAGCTGTGGCTTAACAACGGGTTCCGTTTCCTACCGCAAACACTAAAAAATGTAACTAAAAATGACTAACAAAATGTACGTTAAATTGTTAGTCATTTTTTATTATTTTAGGCTGTTTTCATAAACTTTGTTCCTATTTACTAATGAGAGGAGAGGCTGATTTCCGCTCCATGTGCTCGCTTTCCGCGGGGCGTGCGGTGAGCCTCCTCGGCGCTAAAGCGGAGGCCACTGAAAAAGTCCAAGTTTTTAATTTAGGCAGTTGAAAGTTTGATTAAACCAAACTTTCAACTGTCTTTTTGCCTTATAATAACGATATTAAATGTATGTAGGTGATATCCCGATGATTTCCAATCAAGAAACACTTAATCTTAGCCCATTCATGGCAATCTACGAAATAGTTGTGCCAAAAAGTAATATGCTTCGCCAAATCAATGAACTAGTGGACTTTTCATTTATTCTCGAAGAATTAAAAACGAAATATTGTCTTGATAACGGTCGAAATGCCATTTCACCGATTCGCATGTTCAAATATTTATTACTAAAATCGATATTTGATCTATCTGATGTGGATGTAGTAGAACGTTCAATATATGATATGTCGTTTAAATATTTCCTGGATATGGCACCAGAAGATTCCGTGATTGATCCTAGTTCCTTAACGAAATTTCGTAAACTCCGTCTTCAAGATGAGGATTTATTAGATTTGCTCATTGGCAAAACAGTTGAGATTGCTCTGGAAAAAGAAATCATAAAAAGTAAAACCATTATCGTGGATTCCACACATACGAAAGCGCGTTATAACCAAAAATCTCCGAAGGAATTTTTACAAGAGAAAGCGAAAAATGTTCGAAAAGCCGTGTATCGAATTGATGAATCCATGAAGGAAAAATTCCCTGCGAAAACAACTTCTGTTGAAGTAACCGATGAATTAGATTATTGTCGTCGAATCATTACTGTTGTCGAAAAAGAACCACAAATCGCTAAGGTACCTGCGGTCAAAGAAAAATTAAATGTTCTAAAAGAGATCGTAGAAGATTATACAGAACAACTTAGCTATTCAAATGATCCAGACGCACGGGTCGGACACAAAACAGAGGACTCTTCTTTTTTTGGGTTCAAAACGCATTACGCGATGGCTAATGAACGGATTATTACAGCGGCAGTTATGACAACAGGTGAAAAAAGTGATGGAAAATATCTGCGGGATTTAACAAAAAAAAGCCAAGCAACTGGAATGAAAATTGACAAAATCATTGGAGATACAGCCTACTCTGAGAAAGATAATATTCGATTCGCGAAAGAAAATGAATTAGCACTTGTTTCCAAATTACATCCGCATATTACACATGGCAGACGCACAAAAGAAGAAGAGTTTGAATTTAATAAAGATGCAGGAATGTATGTATGTAAAGCAGGGCATATGGCTAATAGAAGGAAATATGAAGGACGAAAGGGACAAGATAAAAACCCTAGAATCAAGTACTTTTTTGATATTGAAAAATGTAAAGTGTGCCCTTTTCATGATGGCTGTTATAAAGAAGGAGCGAAAAGTAAATCTTATTCTGTGACAATCAAATCAACAGAACATGCCGATCAGGAGGCATTTCAAAACACAGAAGAATTTAAAGAGTTAGCGAAATCTCGCTATAAAATTGAAGCGAAAAATAGTGAGTTGAAACATAGACACGGGTATGATATTGCATCATCTGCGGGTCTATTAGGCATGAAGATTCAGGGAGCTACAGCGATATTCGCTGTCAACCTTAAACGAATACTAAAACTCCTCAATGAAAAAGAATAAAAAAAGATAAGGAAAAGGGCAATTTTTCGTCCAAAAACAGACGATAAATTGCCTTTTTTGTACCAAAATTTATTTACAGACGTAAAAATCGTATGTTTTTCAGTGGCCTCGCTAAAGCGCCTGTGGGGTCTCACCTATCCCGCTGCTCCCGCAGGAGTCGAGCACCTTCCGCTCCAATCAGTTTCATTTTCAAAGGTATGCATTCAAAACTCGTTCAAAAACAACAATCTTTTAGAAAACAGCCTTTTACTGTTTGCGGACACCAATGCCGCTATTAATGCATAAAGGGGTGTTTTTGATAGGTTAACGGTCACCAGAGCCTTTATTCGTTAGTAAGCGTGCATGATTCAGTGGTTCTTATGAACATAAGGTATCCTGTGGAACTAGAATAAAAAGTGGACACCCCTTTAACGGAAATCATTTGTGGCAATAATGATATTTACCAGGAGGGGTTTCCATGGGTGACCAACGTCAGAGTTATAGTGAACAATTTAAAAAAGAAACAGTTAAGTTTGCACAAGAACAACAACAAAAAAAGACTATGAGAGATATTGCGGATGAGTTAAAAGTTCCGCTTAGCTGCCTACATGACTGGATGACAAAATATCGTCAATTTGAATATGAACCTTTGGCGGTTGAAGAACGAATAAAAAAGCTAGAACAAGAATTGAAAGAAAAAGAACGTGAATTAAAGGAAAAAGACAAAAAGTTAGCTGTCACAGAAGAAGAATTGGCCATTGTAAAAAAGGCGGTGCACATCTTCAGCAGACCAAGAACATGAGGTTTCAATTCATTGAAGACCATCGCTCGGAGTTCTCGGTGGTGAAGATGTGTAAAGTGTTAGAGGTATCCACGAGCGGTTATTTCAAATGGAGAAATCATAAACCGAGTCAACAAGGAGTACAAAGGGAACGGATTAAAGAACGTATTGTACACTATTATAATGATTCCGACAGTGTATATGGTAGTCCGAAAATTACTAAGTTATTACTAAAAGAAGGATATAATATCACGGAAAGAACAGTTAGTATTTACATGAAGGAACTAGGTTTACGATCTTGTGTTTCCAAGAAATTTAAAGTTTGTACAACAAATTCGAATCATGAATACCCTGTAGCACCTAATAGATTAAATCAAGAATTCACTACAACAGCACCAAACAAGGTATGGGTAGTAGATATCACTTATATTCCTTGTCGGGAAGGACGCTTATATTTAGCTACTGTACTTGACCTGTACACTCGAGAAATAGTAGGTTGGCGCCTTTATGGACATCTGGAAACTCAATTAGTTCTTGATGCTTTAGAAGACGCTTATAAGTTAAGAAATCCAGAAAAAGGTTTGCTTCACCACTCAGACCGTGGGTCTCAGTATGCATCTAAGGATTACCGGGAAAGACTTGAGGAATATAAAATGGAGGCGAGCATGAGTCGTACAGGAAACTGTTATGATAATGCTTGTGCAGAATCCTTCTTTAGTCTGGTTAAAAAAGAATTATTAAGAGGTAGAAAATTTCAAACTAAAGATCAAGCTTACACCGAGATTTATCGTTACATTGAATTTTTCTATAACCGTAAAAGAATTCATAGTTCAATTGGATATGTATCACCAGTGCAGTATTCACAACAATACTGCAGGGGAAGGCTTAATAAAGGGTAGAACACCAATCAAAAGCAGTAAGCTGCCTTTTCTTCACTTAGCGACTAGCCAGATGATTCCGTGAAAGGGTCAAGCGGTTTTGGCTTGATGCTTTCACGGAATCATCTATCATTTGAAAAGTGAAGAAGAGGCTACTGCAACACTATATTAATTAAGTTTCGTTATTTAGGTGTCCACTTTCTTGACAGAGCTCCACTGTGTCCGGTAAATCTAAAAAATGCATAACTTTATCAAAATAAGGTCCTCTGTGTCCGTTTGGGTTTAAACGGACGACGGATAAGAATTTTAGCAAAGAATCGGCTTGAGTTGAAGCAGCATCAATCTCAGTCAATAGCTATTACTTCTCCATCTTGCGGTGCAGTCATGGTATTAAATTCGGTCATTCACGCTTTCTTACATAAAGTCATACGGGGTAGCTTCGTCCATCCCAATTAACGGATCCACTTCCATTAACATAGCCTCGTAGGAAATTTCTTGTCCATCTAGGGTTTCATTTGGGACCGGTATTTGCTCCTTGGCTTCATGGCTATTAAATTGCAATGCCTCTTGAAGTTTTTCAGTTAAAGTGGTATTTCTAGCTTGATCATCAGCCCGTTCAACCCCGATACGAAGAGCCTCTTCCTCGCCGCATAAAATAAGGAATTGTTTACTTCTCGTAATCGCTGTATAAATTAAGTTCCGTCTTAGCATACGATAATAACTTTTGACAACAGGAAGAATAACAATCGGGAACTCACTTCCCTGCGCTTTATGAACAGTACAACAATAGGCATGCGTTAACTTATTTAAATCTTGACGCGTATAAGTTACCTCTGTCCCCTCAAAGGAGACAATCAGCATATCTTGTTTTTCAACATTTTCTTTTGCAAAAAAAATCGAAACGACTTCTCCAATATCACCGTTAAATACATTATTTTCTGGCTGATTTACAAGTTGGAGAACCTTATCACCAATCCGATATTTTATATCAGCAAACAGAAGCTCTTTGCGCGTACCATCGGGATTTGGATTGAATATTTCCTGCAACAAAACATTTAAGCGATCAACCCCAGCTACACCTCGATACATTGGTGCAAGAACTTGGATATCCCTCGCGGTAAAACCTTTCTTCTTAGCATTCAGCACAACTTTTTCCACAACATCAGCCATTTGACCTGTAGAACATCTAATAAACGAGCGATCCTTTTGTTGGATTGATATTTGTTGCGGAACCCGTCCTCGCTTGATTTCATGTGCAAGTTCAATAATCGATGATCCCTCTGCTTGTCTGTATATATCGGTTAAGCGAACCAAAGGGATGACACCTGAGCGGAGCATATCCTTAAGAACCTGCCCGGGTCCAACCGATGGTAGTTGGTCCTCATCACCAACGAGAATCACTTGAATGGTTTCAGATAACGCCTTAAATAATTGATTGGCCATCCATACATCAACCATTGAAGTTTCATCGATGATAAGGATTTTCCCTTCTAAAGGATTGTCCTCATGATGATCAAAGCCCTCTGTCCCATTCCATCCAAGTAAACGGTGGATCGTAACAGCAGGAAGTCCTGTTGACTCTGACATCCGTTTGGCGGCACGCCCAGTTGGTGCAGCAAGCAAAAATGGAAAAGGCTCTTCTTTTTTATAGTCCTTAGTATCCAGGGAACAACCATGAAGCTCAGCATAAAGCTCGACAATTCCTTTTATGACTGTTGTTTTCCCTGTCCCTGGCCCACCTGTCAAAATTAACATTGGTGACATGAGTGCCGTTTGAATTGCCTCTTTTTGGGTTGGAGCATATTGAACGCTGATGCGCTCCTCAAGTTGGCCTAAGGCTAGCAAAAATTCCGATTCTGGAAACTGGTTCGCGTATTCAGTTTGAGCCATGATTCGTTTCATGTGCTTAACGATTCCCTTTTCCGCGAAATAAAGCGATGGTAAATAAACACGCTGGTCCTCTATGATGATTTTTCCCTCTTCAGCCAGTTTAATTACTTCTGCGGATATATCTGCAAACTCTATGATATCTCGTTGATTTTCTTCAAGTAGTGTTTTGACTCGATCTAATAAACTAGAAGCTTCGACATATACATGGCCCGCCTGAATGCTTTGATTTTCAAGTGTATAATGGCACCCAGCCTTGATACGGTCAGGATGAGATCCTGTAATACCGAGTTGGTGCCCTAACTCATCTGCTCTACCGAAACCGATTCCTTCGATATCTTCTACAAGCTGATAGGGATTTTTTTGGATCTTTTCTAGTGTCTCTTCTTTATAGACCTGATAGATTCTCATTGAGATTTGTGGCCCAAACCCATACTGATTTAATGCGACCATGATTTGCTCAAGACCCTGATGTTCCATGAGTGTGTCATAAAGAAGCTTAGCTCGCTCCGGAGGCAACTTTGGAATAGAATCAAGCAGAGACGGTTCATTCAAAATTTTAGAAATCGTGTTTTCCCCTAGGGTTTCAACAACCTTTTCCGCTGTCTTCTTTCCAATCCCTTTAAATAGTTCACTGGACAAATAATTTATAACACCCTGTTTAGATTGAGGCATGTCTTTTCGAAAGTGGGTAGCATGAAATTGGAGACCAAATCGAGGGTGTTCTTTCATTTCGCCATAGAAAATATATGATTCTTGTTCATGGACCCGGGGGAAATACCCGGTAATCACAGCTTCCTTATCCTCATACGTCTCGTTTGTTTCCTCAACGCGAATTCTCATTACAGTATATAAATTTTGTTCATTATGAAAAATCGTAACAAGATGTTTACCCTTGATAAATTTCCCTTGATTCGAAAACAAATCGAGCGAGTTTTGTTGTTCCACGGGATCCCCCCCTTTCTTAATGATTAGGTTAATGTGCTTGTTGATCCATACTCTCTAATAAAGTTTTTGTATTCTGAGCAAGTTCTTGATCTGGCTGAATTTCTAATGCTTTTTCGAGCATTGAGAGTGCATCTTGTTTATTTTCTTTAAAGGCAAAGGCAACGCCAAGATTGTAATAGGCATCGGCGTGCTTAGGTTCGATTTTCAAGCATTTTTGCAATTGATCAATTGCCTCATCAAGCAAGCCTTCCTGCGCTAGGCAAAGTCCGTACTGAAATAAGCCCTCAGAATCATGTTGATTTAATTCTACACCTCTTTGAAGGTAAGGCAGAGCTAATCGTGAATTACCCGAATTTACTAAACACATTCCCAACATAAAATAATTGTCACTTGTATGTAGTCCCTCTTTTACTGCACGTTCAAACATTGTTTTTGCATCATCATACTTTTCATTTTCATAATATAAGGTACCTGCACTATAATAGGCTGAGCCTCCGCCACCAAGTTCAATCGCCTTTTGAAAAAACTTCAGTGCCTTTTCGGAATCGCCAACTGCCGATAATACATTGCCAAAATTCACATAAGCAACAGCGTCAGTTGGGTTCGCTTCAATTTCTTCCATGAAAATTTTAGCGGCTTCTTCCCATTTTCCTTCTTTCATCATTTCAATTCCGAGTTGATTTTTATCCATTTATTTCACTCCGTTCTAACTGAAAGTATAACATTTAAAGACAAAAAAAGGGACTGACTTAACGCAAGTCAGCCGCTTACTTTTTGCGATGATTAGCCTACATAAGTAAGGCGTTCACCATGCTTAAACACTGTATCTATGGTCGCGCCACCTAAACATTCTTCACCATTATAGAAGACAACAGCTTGTCCAGGAGTAACAGCACGAATTGGTTGGTCGAAAATCACCTTTACCTTTTGATCATCCAAAATTTGCACTAAAACTTTATTATCGGGCTGGCGATAGCGGAATTTTGCCGTACATTCAAATTCTTGTGCAAAAGGTTTAGAAGTGGTCCAGCTAATATCTGTAGCAATAATAGCTTCGGAATAAAGCTTTTCGTGGTCGAATCCTTGACCGACGTAAAGAATATTTCGCTCCAAATCCTTACCTATCACAAACCATGGGTCTCCGGAACCACCAATACCTAAACCATGGCGCTGACCAATTGTATAATACATAAGACCATCGTGGCGCCCCATGATTTCTCCATCAAAGGTTTCCATATTACCGGGCTGTGCAGGAAGGTAATTTCCAAGGAAATCTTTAAAATTCCGCTCACCAATAAAACAAATGCCAGTACTGTCTTTTTTGGTGGCTGTGGCAAGATTTGCTTTTAATGCCAACTCTCTCACCTTAGACTTTTCTAAATTACCAATCGGAAACATCACTTTTTCAAGCTGAGTTTGTGAAAGCTGATTTAAGAAATAAGTCTGGTCCTTATTTTCATCAATCCCACGAAGCATTTTATAGGCTCCGTCTCGATATTCAACGCGGGCATAGTGCCCTGTAGCCAAGTAATCGGCACCAAGCTTTATGGCATGCTCTAAGAATGCCTTAAACTTTATTTCTTTATTACACATGACGTCTGGGTTCGGTGTCCTTCCCGCTTTGTATTCTTCGAGGAAATAAGTAAACACCTTGTCCCAATATTGTTTTTCAAAGTTGACAGCATAATATGGAATGCCAATTTGATTACATACGCGTATTACATCATCATAGTCTTCCGTTGCTGTACAGACGCCGTTTTCATCTGTGTCATCCCAGTTTTTCATAAAAATACCGATGACATCATAGCCCTGCTCTTTTAAAAGTAGTGCTGCAACAGATGAATCCACTCCGCCGGACATCCCAACAACGACTCGTGTATCCTTTGGTGCTTTTTGCATTATATCCACCTCGCTAAAATAGCGATCCTTCTAAATTCATTCACTTGTCAATCTTTTAATAATTTTAGCTGTTTCTTCGCCAACCTTTTCAATTTGCGCGGTTGTGTTCGTAATACCGAAGCTAAAACGGATTGAATTGGTCACTCTGTCCGATTGCCTGCCAAACATTGCAACCAAGACATGAGAAGGATCAATTGAACCTGCTGTACATGCCGAACCACTTGAAGCGGCAATCCCTGCTAAATCCAAATTCACTAGCATAGATTCGACATTTACACCAGGAAAACTTAAGTTTAAAACATGTGGTAAGGAATTTTCAAGTAATCCGTTTATTAAAAAGTTTATTTTTGCTTCTGTCAATTTTTGAACCATTATTTGTTTAAATTGTTGATATTGAACACGCTTCTGTTCTAATCCCGCTTGAACAAGTTTAACCGCCTCGTGAAATCCGACGATTGAGGCCACATTCTCTGTTCCTGCCCGTCTCTTTCTTTCTTGCTCTCCACCGAAACTTCGCGGTGATAACTTTAACCCGTCTTTTACAAATAGAAAGCCAATCCCCTTAGGACCATTGATTTTATGAGCAGAAACAGACATTAAATCAAGGTGAAGATCATGGACATTTATTTTTTCCAAGCCATATGCTTGAACCGCATCGCTATGAAAAACAGCCTGATGGTTAGTGAGAATTTTGCCTATCTCCGCTATTGGCTGTAGGGATCCGACTTCATTATTTCCGTACATGACTGAGACTAGAATCGTATCATCACGCAAAGCACTTTCTAACGATTGGACAGAAACTCTCCCAGTCTCATCTACAGGCAAATAGGTGATGTCAAAGCCGTCTTTTTCAAGTTGTTTACAGGAATGAAGAATGGCATGGTGCTCAATGACAGTCGTGATGATATGCTTGCCTTTATGTTGGTTAGCAGATACAACCCCAAAAAGCGCTAGATTGTCTGCTTCGGTTCCACCGCTTGTAAAGATTAATTCATTCGGCTTTGCTCCGATACTTGTCGCTACTGCTTCTCTAGCATTATCCAACAAATGGCGTGCTTCTCTTCCAAATGAGTGAATGCTTGATGGATTTCCATATTGTTCATTCATCACTTTAAGCATGGCTTCAACCACGTTTGGGTGCATCGGCGAAGTTGCAGCATGGTCTACATAAATCCTTTCCAAAACCTTTTCCACCTGCCTTTTAACTAGTTACCATTTTTAACCTTATCAATTAAATATAAAACATATACGAGTCAGTTTCCTCATTTTCATTAAAGTTAGCCAAGTCCTCTAATGTTGTACCGTCTAGCACATCCTTTACAGCATCACGAATTCGAATCCAAAGCTGACGTTTAACAGGTTCCTCTTCTTCAATCCCCTCGACCGGAGTAATTGGACCCTCCAAGACACGAATGATGTCGCCAGCAGTAATATGATTTGGGTCGTTTCCTAATACATAACCGCCATATGCTCCACGAATACTTTTTACTAAGCCTGCATTTCGTAATGGAGCGATTAACTGCTCTAAGTAATGTTCTGAAAGATCATTTGTTTGCGCAATCGATTTTAGCGAAATCGGACCATCACCATGTTTTTTTGCCAATTCAATCATTATGGTTAAACCGTATCTACCTTTTGTAGAAATTTTCATATACTAGCACCTCTTTTAGAATTTACTTAAGAATGACTAACTGTTGTTAATTGTTTATTAAACTTGTCTAGCGTTTTGTTGGTAAAGAACTGGCATTGTGGCAAAGCGAACCCGGCAATATACCCTATTGATATACTAAACAGTACCGTTCCCCAAAATACAGGGCCACCTAAAAGCCACCCAACAAATAATACCATGACCTCCATAAATGCCCGAACATATTTAACCTTCCAACCTGTTTTTAAGGTCAAAGCAATCATTAAGCTATCTCTCGGGCCTGCTCCAAATTGAGCAGAAATATAAATACCCATACCGTATCCATTAATAATTATAGCACTTAACAGCATGATAATTTTACCTACTGTTGTGTCGGGTGTCGAAAAAAACGGAAGTGCTAAATATAAATCAATAAACAGACCGATTAGGACCATATTTAAAAATGCCCCGAATTGTGGGAATTCCTTTGAAATCAACGAAGCTGTTATTAAAATGAAAATTCCAACTATAATCGACCAAGTTCCGATCGTTAACCCGAATTGATAAAATAAACCGATATGAAGCACATCCCATGGTGACGCACCTATACTTGCTTTTATTTGCAATGAAATCCCTAAAGACATCAGGGCTAGTCCGAGGATAAATATAAATAGCCTTGGAATAACTTGTCCTTTTCTTTTATTCCCCATTTAATAACACCTCGCTTAAACTGCATTATATCAAATAAATTTTATCAAAATCCTAAGTATTTTGATAGGTATTACACATTATAGCACAAGAAAATGCAATTTTCTTTTCTTCATGATATGTTAAAAGGAATGAGTCCTTATTAAAAGAGTACCGAATAGCTATGGAGAGATGAATATGTCAGATAAACCTCTTGCCTTTAGAATGAGGCCGAAAACTATTGAAGAAGTGTTCGGACAAGCTCACTTAGTTGGCGAAGGAAAAATCATTAATCGAATGGTCACAGCAAAACAACTGTCTTCTATGATTCTATATGGACCACCAGGAATCGGAAAAACCTCGATTGCTAGTGCTATTGCCGGCAGTACCAAATATGCCTTTCGCATGCTAAATGCCGTCACGAACAATAAAAAAGATATGGAAATCGTTGCAGCAGAAGCGAAAATGTCTGGGAAAGTAATCCTATTGCTCGATGAGGTTCACCGCCTTGATAAGGGAAAACAAGATTTTCTACTTCCTTATTTAGAAAGCGGAATGATTACCTTAATCGGTGCCACCACCAGTAATCCCTTTTTAGCGATTAACCCGGCAATTCGGAGTCGCTGCCAAATATTTGAGTTAAAGCCACTTAGTCCCGATGATATTAAGCTGGCTCTTACAGCGGCACTGCATGATCCTGAACGAGGACTTGGGAAGTACAATACCGAAGTTTCTGATGAGGCGTTAACCCATTTAGCAAATGCTTCGAATGGTGATGTCAGGAGTTCATTAAATGCACTCGAGTTAGCTGTTTTATCAACTGTCGCAAGTGATGATGGAAAAGTCCATATTGACCTGAAGACCGCCGAGGAATGTATCCAGAAAAAAAGTCTCTCCTACGATAAGGATGGAGATGGTCATTATGACGTCATGTCGGCTTTTCAAAAATCGATTCGGGGCAGTGATGTAAATGCCGCTCTCCATTATTTAGGTAGATTAATCGAAGCCGGTGACATGCCAAGCATCAGCAGGAGGCTGTTAGTGATCTCGTATGAAGATATAGGGCTCGCGAACCCCCAGGCAGGTGCAAGAACTCTTGCTGCAATCGAATCTGCTGAACGGCTCGGGTTTCCAGAGGCTAGGATTCCACTTGCCAATGCTGTCATTGAGCTTTGTTTATCACCTAAGTCAAACTCCGCGGTTTTGGCCATAGAAGCTGCTCTCGCTGATGTTCGCAGCGGTAAGTCGGGTGAAGTCCCCGCACAC of the Bacillus sp. 1NLA3E genome contains:
- a CDS encoding IS1182 family transposase, which encodes MISNQETLNLSPFMAIYEIVVPKSNMLRQINELVDFSFILEELKTKYCLDNGRNAISPIRMFKYLLLKSIFDLSDVDVVERSIYDMSFKYFLDMAPEDSVIDPSSLTKFRKLRLQDEDLLDLLIGKTVEIALEKEIIKSKTIIVDSTHTKARYNQKSPKEFLQEKAKNVRKAVYRIDESMKEKFPAKTTSVEVTDELDYCRRIITVVEKEPQIAKVPAVKEKLNVLKEIVEDYTEQLSYSNDPDARVGHKTEDSSFFGFKTHYAMANERIITAAVMTTGEKSDGKYLRDLTKKSQATGMKIDKIIGDTAYSEKDNIRFAKENELALVSKLHPHITHGRRTKEEEFEFNKDAGMYVCKAGHMANRRKYEGRKGQDKNPRIKYFFDIEKCKVCPFHDGCYKEGAKSKSYSVTIKSTEHADQEAFQNTEEFKELAKSRYKIEAKNSELKHRHGYDIASSAGLLGMKIQGATAIFAVNLKRILKLLNEKE
- a CDS encoding transposase: MGDQRQSYSEQFKKETVKFAQEQQQKKTMRDIADELKVPLSCLHDWMTKYRQFEYEPLAVEERIKKLEQELKEKERELKEKDKKLAVTEEELAIVKKAVHIFSRPRT
- a CDS encoding IS3 family transposase yields the protein MRFQFIEDHRSEFSVVKMCKVLEVSTSGYFKWRNHKPSQQGVQRERIKERIVHYYNDSDSVYGSPKITKLLLKEGYNITERTVSIYMKELGLRSCVSKKFKVCTTNSNHEYPVAPNRLNQEFTTTAPNKVWVVDITYIPCREGRLYLATVLDLYTREIVGWRLYGHLETQLVLDALEDAYKLRNPEKGLLHHSDRGSQYASKDYRERLEEYKMEASMSRTGNCYDNACAESFFSLVKKELLRGRKFQTKDQAYTEIYRYIEFFYNRKRIHSSIGYVSPVQYSQQYCRGRLNKG
- the recD2 gene encoding SF1B family DNA helicase RecD2, translated to MEQQNSLDLFSNQGKFIKGKHLVTIFHNEQNLYTVMRIRVEETNETYEDKEAVITGYFPRVHEQESYIFYGEMKEHPRFGLQFHATHFRKDMPQSKQGVINYLSSELFKGIGKKTAEKVVETLGENTISKILNEPSLLDSIPKLPPERAKLLYDTLMEHQGLEQIMVALNQYGFGPQISMRIYQVYKEETLEKIQKNPYQLVEDIEGIGFGRADELGHQLGITGSHPDRIKAGCHYTLENQSIQAGHVYVEASSLLDRVKTLLEENQRDIIEFADISAEVIKLAEEGKIIIEDQRVYLPSLYFAEKGIVKHMKRIMAQTEYANQFPESEFLLALGQLEERISVQYAPTQKEAIQTALMSPMLILTGGPGTGKTTVIKGIVELYAELHGCSLDTKDYKKEEPFPFLLAAPTGRAAKRMSESTGLPAVTIHRLLGWNGTEGFDHHEDNPLEGKILIIDETSMVDVWMANQLFKALSETIQVILVGDEDQLPSVGPGQVLKDMLRSGVIPLVRLTDIYRQAEGSSIIELAHEIKRGRVPQQISIQQKDRSFIRCSTGQMADVVEKVVLNAKKKGFTARDIQVLAPMYRGVAGVDRLNVLLQEIFNPNPDGTRKELLFADIKYRIGDKVLQLVNQPENNVFNGDIGEVVSIFFAKENVEKQDMLIVSFEGTEVTYTRQDLNKLTHAYCCTVHKAQGSEFPIVILPVVKSYYRMLRRNLIYTAITRSKQFLILCGEEEALRIGVERADDQARNTTLTEKLQEALQFNSHEAKEQIPVPNETLDGQEISYEAMLMEVDPLIGMDEATPYDFM
- a CDS encoding tetratricopeptide repeat protein, encoding MDKNQLGIEMMKEGKWEEAAKIFMEEIEANPTDAVAYVNFGNVLSAVGDSEKALKFFQKAIELGGGGSAYYSAGTLYYENEKYDDAKTMFERAVKEGLHTSDNYFMLGMCLVNSGNSRLALPYLQRGVELNQHDSEGLFQYGLCLAQEGLLDEAIDQLQKCLKIEPKHADAYYNLGVAFAFKENKQDALSMLEKALEIQPDQELAQNTKTLLESMDQQAH
- the mnmA gene encoding tRNA 2-thiouridine(34) synthase MnmA, which produces MQKAPKDTRVVVGMSGGVDSSVAALLLKEQGYDVIGIFMKNWDDTDENGVCTATEDYDDVIRVCNQIGIPYYAVNFEKQYWDKVFTYFLEEYKAGRTPNPDVMCNKEIKFKAFLEHAIKLGADYLATGHYARVEYRDGAYKMLRGIDENKDQTYFLNQLSQTQLEKVMFPIGNLEKSKVRELALKANLATATKKDSTGICFIGERNFKDFLGNYLPAQPGNMETFDGEIMGRHDGLMYYTIGQRHGLGIGGSGDPWFVIGKDLERNILYVGQGFDHEKLYSEAIIATDISWTTSKPFAQEFECTAKFRYRQPDNKVLVQILDDQKVKVIFDQPIRAVTPGQAVVFYNGEECLGGATIDTVFKHGERLTYVG
- a CDS encoding cysteine desulfurase family protein; the protein is MERIYVDHAATSPMHPNVVEAMLKVMNEQYGNPSSIHSFGREARHLLDNAREAVATSIGAKPNELIFTSGGTEADNLALFGVVSANQHKGKHIITTVIEHHAILHSCKQLEKDGFDITYLPVDETGRVSVQSLESALRDDTILVSVMYGNNEVGSLQPIAEIGKILTNHQAVFHSDAVQAYGLEKINVHDLHLDLMSVSAHKINGPKGIGFLFVKDGLKLSPRSFGGEQERKRRAGTENVASIVGFHEAVKLVQAGLEQKRVQYQQFKQIMVQKLTEAKINFLINGLLENSLPHVLNLSFPGVNVESMLVNLDLAGIAASSGSACTAGSIDPSHVLVAMFGRQSDRVTNSIRFSFGITNTTAQIEKVGEETAKIIKRLTSE
- the cymR gene encoding cysteine metabolism transcriptional regulator CymR, whose translation is MKISTKGRYGLTIMIELAKKHGDGPISLKSIAQTNDLSEHYLEQLIAPLRNAGLVKSIRGAYGGYVLGNDPNHITAGDIIRVLEGPITPVEGIEEEEPVKRQLWIRIRDAVKDVLDGTTLEDLANFNENEETDSYMFYI
- a CDS encoding YczE/YyaS/YitT family protein, with product MGNKRKGQVIPRLFIFILGLALMSLGISLQIKASIGASPWDVLHIGLFYQFGLTIGTWSIIVGIFILITASLISKEFPQFGAFLNMVLIGLFIDLYLALPFFSTPDTTVGKIIMLLSAIIINGYGMGIYISAQFGAGPRDSLMIALTLKTGWKVKYVRAFMEVMVLFVGWLLGGPVFWGTVLFSISIGYIAGFALPQCQFFTNKTLDKFNKQLTTVSHS
- a CDS encoding replication-associated recombination protein A gives rise to the protein MSDKPLAFRMRPKTIEEVFGQAHLVGEGKIINRMVTAKQLSSMILYGPPGIGKTSIASAIAGSTKYAFRMLNAVTNNKKDMEIVAAEAKMSGKVILLLDEVHRLDKGKQDFLLPYLESGMITLIGATTSNPFLAINPAIRSRCQIFELKPLSPDDIKLALTAALHDPERGLGKYNTEVSDEALTHLANASNGDVRSSLNALELAVLSTVASDDGKVHIDLKTAEECIQKKSLSYDKDGDGHYDVMSAFQKSIRGSDVNAALHYLGRLIEAGDMPSISRRLLVISYEDIGLANPQAGARTLAAIESAERLGFPEARIPLANAVIELCLSPKSNSAVLAIEAALADVRSGKSGEVPAHLRDAHYKGAKELGRGIDYKYPHDFENGWVKQQYLPDRLKNSIYYKPKLTGKFEQALATVYEKIRKK